AGGAGTTCGCCTCCTCGCAGCCGCTGAAGGGCGCGCGGATCGCCGGTTCGCTGCACATGACCGTGCAGACGGCCGTGCTGATCGAGACGCTCACGGCACTCGGCGCCGAGGTGCGCTGGGCGAGCTGCAACATCTTCTCCACGCAGGACGAGGCCGCCGCGGCGGTCGTCGTCGGGCCGGCCGGAACCCAGGACGATCCTGCCGGCGTCCCGGTCTTCGCCTGGAAGGGCGAGACGCTGGAGGAGTACTGGGACTGCACGGCCCGCATCTTCGACTGGTCGTCGTCCGGGTTCGCCGGCCCCAACCTCATCCTCGACGACGGAGGCGACGCCACCCTGCTGGTGCACAAGGGCGTCGCATTCGAGAAGGCGGGCGTCGTGCCGGACGCGGCGGAGTCCGATTCACACGAGTACTCCGTCATCCTCGACGTGCTGCGGCGCTCTCTCGCCGACGCGCCCGACCGCTGGACGCGCGTTGCAGCCGGTCTCATCGGGGTGACCGAGGAGACCACGACCGGAGTGCACCGGCTCTACGAGCTCGCGGCATCCGGAGATCTGCTCTTCCCCGCCATCAACGTCAACGACTCGGTCACCAAGAGCAAGTTCGACAACAAGTACGGCATCCGGCACTCTCTTCCCGACGGCCTGAACCGGGCGACCGACGTCCTCATCGGCGGCAAGGTGGCGTTCGTGTGCGGCTACGGCGACGTGGGCAAGGGCGCCGCGGAGGCGCTGCGCGGGCAGGGGGCCCGCGTCATCGTCAGCGAGGTCGACCCGATCTGCGCGCTGCAGGCGGCCATGGACGGGTTCCAGGTGGCGCGCCTCATCGATGTCGCGGGCGAGGTCGACATCGTGGTCACCGGCACGGGCAACCGCGACGTCGTCACGACCGAGCACCTCCTCGCGCTCAAGCACCTCGCGATCGTCGCCAACGTCGGGCACTTCGACAACGAGATCGACATGGCGGGGCTGGAATCGCTCGACGGCGCCGAGAAGGTCGAGATCAAGCCCCAGGTGCACGAGTGGCGTCTGCCGAACGGCCGGAGCGTGCTGGTGCTGAGCGAGGGCCGCCTCATGAACCTCGGCAACGCCACGGGG
This Microbacterium sp. XT11 DNA region includes the following protein-coding sequences:
- the ahcY gene encoding adenosylhomocysteinase, with translation MPELEYRVADLSLAEAGRHQLRLAENEMPGLMALREEFASSQPLKGARIAGSLHMTVQTAVLIETLTALGAEVRWASCNIFSTQDEAAAAVVVGPAGTQDDPAGVPVFAWKGETLEEYWDCTARIFDWSSSGFAGPNLILDDGGDATLLVHKGVAFEKAGVVPDAAESDSHEYSVILDVLRRSLADAPDRWTRVAAGLIGVTEETTTGVHRLYELAASGDLLFPAINVNDSVTKSKFDNKYGIRHSLPDGLNRATDVLIGGKVAFVCGYGDVGKGAAEALRGQGARVIVSEVDPICALQAAMDGFQVARLIDVAGEVDIVVTGTGNRDVVTTEHLLALKHLAIVANVGHFDNEIDMAGLESLDGAEKVEIKPQVHEWRLPNGRSVLVLSEGRLMNLGNATGHPSFVMSASFTNQVLAQLELYTNTDAYPVGVYTLPKALDEKVARLHLDALGVQLTQLTPEQAAYIGVPVDGPYKLDHYRY